Below is a genomic region from Eupeodes corollae chromosome 1, idEupCoro1.1, whole genome shotgun sequence.
AAAGACTCCGCAGGGACTATTCAAACGGGCAGTTATGCAATCTGGTTCGGTTTTAGCCAATTGGGCGACTAATAGCAAACCACTTGACCTCACAAAAAAAGTGTGCAACAGATTATGTTCGAATTGTGATCAAATTGCTGACATAGCCGACTGCCTACGCGAAGTAGACACAGTCACTTTATTAAAAAGCACAACAGATGTAAATTTCTATTATTCTAAcccatttatttgttattttaaatttgattagttTTTATCTAGTTATCGTTTAGTATGACCATAAATGACGTGTACGGAGTAATGCCATTAATGCCAATCGAGCTTTTACATAATAACACACGTTGTTACCCCATTATGACGGGGGCAACCAAACACGACGGATCATTCGTCTTAGCaagtaattgttttattttgtatctatttaatGCTCTTTTGGTTAACTAAGAAAGTGTTATTCTAAGCGTTATACGATGGAATTAAGGGAGCAATCGGAAACATGAGCCTTATAACTCCGAgggaatttttgtcaaaattattcGATGAGTCGCATGAAGTCGATCCCTCAGGGCTTGCAAAGAATTTAATAACCACTTTGTTGTATAACGCTACCGATCTAAATGGCAATGATCATAAAAAGCTCATTCCTTCGTACATTGATGTAGGCTGTgaactttatactttatatgaaacatttcttatttttttatatttttaatagcaAGCTAGCAGTATGTTCATAAAATCACCAATATTCACATTTGCAAGGCACCTTTCTAAGTCTCAATGCCCAACTTATGTCTATAGTTTCGATTATGAAGGCGAATGGAGCCGTTTTGGTTATGAATTTGGAAACGAACACTATCCATTTAATGGTGGTGTTCATCATTCAAACGATAACATTTATATCTTTTCGACACACAATTTGAATGCACGGGATACTGAAATTTCAAAGAAGATGATAGACTTATGGACATCGTTTGCTATCGACGGAGTGCCTGCAACACCAGATGCTCCAACTTTAATGCCCCTACAGAGTAAGACAATAGAAAAtactcttttttatatttcggATATGAATGCTGTAAATTTTTAGCTGAAACTGGACCGTATTTTCATATTGATGAACGAATTTCGATTGGCTATGATTTTCTTGAGGAACTTCGAGTGGCCGTTAACGATCCAAGGAAAGAAGAACTTGTCAGACC
It encodes:
- the LOC129942946 gene encoding glutactin; protein product: MRRAMCLVVSIVSVSLIAIFVINIGNDVLATNDDILLLDLPGQGLIRGSQTNTAWTNQTVYQFLGVPFAESPSGDLRFKAPVERSPWKNIRDATKYGQRCPELNTISDNHLNDDLEDCLNLCVYTKNFTARRPVVFYVYGGGFYNGSSQDHPPNYLLEKDIVLVVTQYRVGALGWLSTQTQEMPGNSPVLDVMFALQWVQMYIHLFGGDPEQVTVVGQSAGATVTGMLIISPKTPQGLFKRAVMQSGSVLANWATNSKPLDLTKKVCNRLCSNCDQIADIADCLREVDTVTLLKSTTDLSFSMTINDVYGVMPLMPIELLHNNTRCYPIMTGATKHDGSFVLATLYDGIKGAIGNMSLITPREFLSKLFDESHEVDPSGLAKNLITTLLYNATDLNGNDHKKLIPSYIDQASSMFIKSPIFTFARHLSKSQCPTYVYSFDYEGEWSRFGYEFGNEHYPFNGGVHHSNDNIYIFSTHNLNARDTEISKKMIDLWTSFAIDGVPATPDAPTLMPLQTETGPYFHIDERISIGYDFLEELRVAVNDPRKEELVRPDVEF